From one Aggregicoccus sp. 17bor-14 genomic stretch:
- a CDS encoding Ig-like domain-containing protein yields MTKTWAGWSRTWCSVFVVAVMVGGCSKGAKPVQSQPPDPVVSPGASGTPGPDAGNGPDAGNGPDAGNEPDAGGEPDAGGTAALGANAGADQTLCPGGSVTVGGAATGGTAPYTYAWSASPACADCLSALDVAAPTATPAVTTTFTQTVTDALGATASASVTVSVGDTVPVASSELTLQPGASVRLGDAAVAGATYHWTCNRADCALSSDAEAQPLAAPTLSTRYTLEATHASSCVSQGSVTVHVSLQASTTPADGTLDQPVDADLFAQFSQPLLAAQVTETNVLLADTATGTAVPATATLDAADRLRIHPAAALTASTDYTLTLKGGADGLISDDAVLPNVLPTDVVVDFTTRATPDLTPPAITFRNPAASATGVASNTSIEVAFDEPVDPASLTSTTFTLSSSAGAVAGSVSFDMQSGTATFTPTAALAFSTVYTVGLNGVKDLSGNALSTSWSFTTGAYRDIVGPTVTAVTPVDGAVSVQSSTRVTLTFSEPVNTATLAGAVTLTLEADGTQVAGTTTYNATTRVLTFTPGELLGSESLYAVEVSGVKDVAGNAMEAPFVSHFTTRRTLFADDFEDGTDRWLLPTPSTGATWGLTTSAFHGGAQSLHDGSPGKYANNVTSSAALAQDLDVTNLGSVSVLFWLRTRTEKNRDFVSVEASLDGGAWTPVAGGKFSGNLSWAARSLTLDVSGKTHLRLRFVFTSNANKTFDGVYVDDLLIQTP; encoded by the coding sequence ATGACCAAGACGTGGGCAGGGTGGAGCAGGACGTGGTGCAGTGTGTTCGTGGTGGCGGTGATGGTAGGCGGGTGCTCGAAGGGCGCCAAGCCGGTGCAGAGCCAGCCCCCGGATCCCGTCGTCTCGCCGGGGGCCTCCGGCACGCCCGGCCCCGACGCCGGCAATGGTCCCGATGCGGGCAACGGGCCTGACGCCGGCAATGAGCCTGACGCGGGCGGCGAGCCCGACGCGGGCGGCACCGCGGCGCTGGGCGCGAACGCGGGTGCGGACCAGACGCTGTGCCCCGGCGGCAGCGTGACGGTGGGCGGCGCGGCCACGGGCGGTACGGCGCCGTACACCTACGCGTGGAGCGCGAGCCCCGCGTGCGCGGACTGCCTCAGCGCGCTCGACGTCGCGGCTCCGACCGCCACGCCGGCGGTCACCACCACCTTCACCCAGACGGTGACGGACGCGCTGGGGGCCACGGCCTCCGCGAGCGTGACGGTCAGCGTGGGCGACACGGTGCCGGTCGCCTCGAGCGAGCTCACGCTGCAGCCGGGGGCCTCGGTGCGCCTGGGCGACGCGGCGGTGGCGGGCGCGACGTACCACTGGACCTGCAACCGCGCCGACTGCGCGCTGTCCTCGGACGCAGAGGCGCAGCCCCTCGCCGCGCCCACCCTCTCCACGCGCTACACGCTCGAGGCGACGCACGCCTCCAGCTGCGTCTCGCAGGGCAGCGTGACGGTGCACGTGAGCCTGCAGGCGAGCACCACGCCCGCGGATGGCACGCTCGACCAGCCGGTGGACGCGGACCTCTTCGCGCAGTTCAGCCAGCCGCTGCTCGCCGCGCAGGTGACGGAGACGAACGTGCTGCTCGCGGACACCGCGACCGGCACCGCCGTGCCCGCCACCGCCACGCTGGATGCGGCGGACCGCCTGCGCATCCACCCGGCTGCAGCCCTCACGGCCTCCACGGACTACACGCTCACGCTCAAGGGCGGCGCGGACGGGCTCATCTCGGATGACGCGGTGCTGCCCAACGTGCTGCCCACGGATGTGGTGGTGGACTTCACCACCCGCGCGACGCCGGACCTGACGCCGCCGGCCATCACCTTCCGCAACCCGGCGGCCAGCGCGACCGGCGTGGCGAGCAACACCAGCATCGAGGTGGCCTTCGACGAGCCGGTGGACCCGGCCTCGCTCACCAGCACCACCTTCACGCTCTCGAGCAGCGCGGGCGCGGTGGCGGGCAGCGTGAGCTTCGACATGCAGAGCGGCACCGCCACCTTCACCCCGACGGCCGCGCTCGCCTTCAGCACCGTGTACACGGTGGGGCTCAACGGCGTGAAGGACCTGTCGGGCAACGCGCTCAGCACGAGCTGGAGCTTCACCACCGGCGCGTACCGCGACATCGTGGGGCCCACCGTCACCGCCGTCACGCCGGTGGACGGCGCCGTCTCGGTGCAGTCCTCCACGCGGGTGACGCTCACCTTCAGCGAGCCCGTGAACACGGCCACGCTGGCGGGCGCCGTCACGCTCACGCTCGAGGCGGACGGCACGCAGGTGGCCGGCACCACCACCTACAACGCGACCACCCGCGTGCTCACCTTCACGCCGGGCGAGCTGCTCGGCTCCGAGTCCCTGTACGCGGTGGAGGTCTCCGGGGTGAAGGACGTCGCGGGCAACGCGATGGAGGCCCCCTTCGTCTCGCACTTCACCACCCGCCGCACGCTGTTCGCGGATGACTTCGAGGACGGCACCGACCGCTGGCTGCTGCCCACGCCCAGCACCGGGGCGACGTGGGGCCTGACCACCAGCGCCTTCCACGGCGGCGCGCAGAGCCTCCACGACGGCTCGCCCGGCAAGTACGCGAACAACGTGACGAGCTCCGCGGCGCTTGCGCAGGACCTGGACGTGACGAACCTCGGCTCGGTGTCCGTGCTCTTCTGGCTGCGCACCCGCACCGAGAAGAACCGCGACTTCGTCTCCGTGGAGGCGAGCCTCGACGGCGGCGCGTGGACCCCGGTCGCGGGCGGCAAGTTCTCGGGCAACCTCTCCTGGGCGGCGCGCTCGCTCACGCTGGACGTCAGCGGCAAGACGCACCTGCGCCTGCGCTTCGTCTTCACGTCCAACGCGAACAAGACCTTCGACGGCGTGTACGTGGACGACCTGCTCATCCAGACGCCGTAG
- a CDS encoding triacylglycerol lipase, with the protein MPSPDAPQTPPAGPAPAEATPRPPRADAVLGVLNGVLGDYLQRTGNGLATAMALHVDHRPVALEPAALRAAFPRASPRVALWVHGLGVTEAVWGFPGAPQQSYPAMLERDAGYTPLTLRYNTGLHISENGAALSALLGQLVAHFPVPIEELVLVGYSMGGLVLRSACHVAAEAQAPWLSHVRRAVYLGAPHLGAPLERLGQGVAHLLRALPSAYTRLVAEVLDLRSSGVKDLGFANLLQQDWDGATREQLLRNRRHPVPLLPGISHHLVVGTLGRHERHLLSLLFGDGMVRVASAAGRAPGGHPSPLFPQEHVAVMPGVDHLGLAHHPDVYARLRAWLEESP; encoded by the coding sequence ATGCCCTCCCCGGATGCGCCCCAGACTCCCCCCGCGGGCCCCGCTCCCGCCGAGGCGACGCCGCGCCCGCCCCGGGCCGACGCGGTGCTCGGCGTGCTCAACGGCGTGCTGGGCGACTACCTGCAGCGCACCGGCAACGGGCTCGCCACGGCCATGGCGCTCCACGTGGACCATCGCCCCGTCGCGCTCGAGCCCGCGGCCCTGCGCGCCGCCTTCCCGCGCGCGAGCCCCCGCGTCGCGCTGTGGGTGCACGGGCTCGGCGTCACGGAGGCGGTGTGGGGCTTTCCGGGCGCGCCCCAGCAGTCCTACCCGGCGATGCTGGAGCGGGACGCGGGCTACACCCCGCTGACGCTTCGCTACAACACCGGCCTGCACATCTCGGAGAACGGCGCGGCGCTCTCGGCGCTGCTCGGGCAGCTCGTCGCGCACTTCCCCGTCCCCATCGAGGAGCTGGTGCTGGTGGGCTACAGCATGGGAGGCCTCGTGCTGCGCAGCGCCTGCCACGTGGCGGCGGAGGCCCAGGCCCCGTGGCTCTCACACGTGCGCCGCGCCGTCTACCTCGGGGCGCCGCACCTGGGCGCGCCGCTCGAGCGCCTCGGCCAGGGCGTGGCCCACCTGCTGCGTGCCCTGCCCAGCGCGTACACGCGCCTGGTCGCCGAGGTGCTGGACCTGCGCAGCAGCGGCGTGAAGGACCTGGGCTTCGCGAACCTGCTGCAGCAGGACTGGGACGGGGCGACCCGCGAGCAGCTCTTGCGCAACCGCCGCCACCCGGTGCCGCTGCTGCCGGGCATCTCGCACCATCTCGTGGTGGGCACGCTGGGCCGCCACGAGCGGCACCTGCTCTCGCTGCTCTTCGGCGACGGGATGGTGCGGGTGGCGAGCGCCGCGGGCCGCGCGCCCGGGGGCCACCCGAGCCCCCTCTTTCCCCAGGAGCATGTGGCGGTGATGCCCGGCGTCGACCACCTGGGCCTCGCCCATCACCCGGACGTCTACGCCCGGCTCAGGGCGTGGCTCGAGGAGTCCCCATGA
- the rpiA gene encoding ribose 5-phosphate isomerase A encodes MDDLEHLKQEAAERAVDAVRSGMRVGLGTGSTARWAIVSIGRRLAAGQLAGVVGVATSGETEALARAAGVPLEPLDARALDVAIDGADEISPTLELIKGRGGALVRERLVALQAREFIVVADHTKRVQRLGEKNPVPLEVLAFGYEATLARVQRLCGVAPRLRRGADGTPLRSDNGNLLADLALGVLEDPAAQHAQLESVPGVVDCGLFLGMAHRALVAYPDGVRSYARP; translated from the coding sequence ATGGATGACCTCGAGCACCTGAAGCAGGAGGCCGCCGAGCGCGCGGTGGATGCCGTGCGCAGCGGCATGCGCGTGGGGCTGGGCACCGGGAGCACCGCGCGCTGGGCCATCGTCTCGATCGGGCGCAGGCTCGCCGCGGGGCAGCTCGCCGGGGTGGTGGGCGTGGCGACGAGCGGCGAGACGGAGGCGCTCGCGCGCGCGGCCGGGGTGCCGCTCGAACCGCTGGACGCGCGCGCGCTGGACGTGGCCATCGACGGGGCGGACGAGATCTCCCCCACGCTCGAGCTCATCAAGGGGCGCGGCGGCGCGCTGGTGCGCGAGCGGCTCGTGGCGCTGCAGGCGCGCGAGTTCATCGTGGTGGCCGACCACACGAAGCGCGTGCAGCGGCTGGGGGAGAAGAACCCCGTGCCCCTGGAGGTGCTGGCCTTCGGGTACGAGGCCACGCTCGCGCGGGTGCAGCGGCTGTGCGGCGTGGCGCCGCGCCTGCGCCGCGGGGCGGACGGGACGCCGCTGCGCAGCGACAACGGGAACCTGCTCGCGGACCTCGCGCTCGGAGTGCTGGAGGACCCCGCGGCGCAGCACGCGCAGCTCGAGAGCGTGCCCGGCGTGGTGGACTGCGGGCTCTTCCTCGGCATGGCCCACCGCGCGCTGGTGGCGTACCCGGACGGGGTGCGCAGCTACGCGAGGCCCTGA